One Sanguibacter keddieii DSM 10542 genomic window carries:
- a CDS encoding DAK2 domain-containing protein, translated as MTHTSSTDGRSALLDVASVLRWAGDAVDVLERARPVIDRANVFPVPDADTGTNLAGTLTQARDSAVAAAGAGPATTDDVLHALAHGALLGARGSSGVIMSEFLRGFAAGHAASPAGLPDASRAEESAAGLLARALDRGAESAHASVVDPRSGTMLTAARGAADAAARAVTDGGGLAEVLVAACAGADAALRRSVDELDELRRARVLDAGAYGFVLVLDALCRALGHGPTRATEAETLSVAGEPVAHEGGSHAHGSHGAHGTVVDGEFEVMCVVRHAVGAEGGTTTSLEEVAPLLRSGLQQLGDSVVVVGGADRRDPAGDGSARRGTWQVHVHTDHPVDVLRLLDRWEVGQVVVRCLAHQVSARGAAELGLVACTSAPGLVTDLARSGAVVVLRGSGPVEREDLLRAVHETDAEQVLVLPADESTLALARGLGDLSRPQVTAVASTSDLHVVAALSAWVSDTSAGSAGRAARTASLRAMEAVVASVRAVQVDAARPAELVDQLSRLLQYAARTCEPSPTASTASTAPAAPTVLTVLAGDLVPASVLTDLVVHAERLAPGLETVVLPSGRRSTALVIGAEQQ; from the coding sequence GTGACACACACCAGCAGCACGGACGGGCGCAGCGCGCTGCTCGACGTGGCCTCGGTGCTGCGCTGGGCCGGCGACGCCGTGGACGTCCTGGAACGGGCGCGCCCCGTCATCGACCGCGCCAACGTGTTCCCCGTGCCTGACGCCGACACGGGCACCAACCTCGCCGGCACGCTCACCCAGGCCCGCGACTCCGCCGTCGCCGCAGCCGGTGCGGGGCCCGCGACGACCGACGACGTGCTGCACGCCCTCGCGCACGGTGCGCTGCTCGGCGCGCGCGGCAGCTCGGGCGTGATCATGAGCGAGTTCCTCCGTGGCTTCGCGGCAGGGCACGCGGCTTCTCCCGCAGGTCTGCCCGACGCCTCTCGGGCAGAGGAGAGCGCCGCCGGGCTGCTCGCCCGGGCTCTCGACCGCGGGGCCGAGAGCGCGCACGCGTCCGTCGTCGACCCACGGTCCGGCACCATGCTCACCGCCGCCCGCGGAGCCGCCGACGCCGCCGCGCGCGCCGTGACCGACGGCGGCGGCCTCGCCGAGGTCCTCGTCGCAGCGTGCGCAGGCGCCGACGCAGCCCTCCGGCGCAGCGTCGACGAGCTCGACGAGCTCCGCCGGGCCAGGGTGCTCGACGCAGGTGCCTACGGCTTCGTCCTCGTGCTCGACGCACTCTGCCGCGCCCTCGGCCACGGACCGACGCGTGCGACCGAGGCGGAGACACTCTCTGTCGCGGGCGAGCCCGTGGCGCACGAGGGCGGCTCCCACGCCCACGGCTCACACGGCGCTCACGGCACAGTGGTCGACGGTGAGTTCGAGGTCATGTGCGTCGTCCGGCACGCGGTCGGCGCGGAGGGCGGCACGACGACCTCCTTGGAGGAGGTGGCACCGCTGCTGCGGTCCGGTCTCCAGCAGCTCGGCGACTCGGTCGTCGTGGTCGGCGGCGCGGACCGGCGCGACCCGGCCGGGGACGGCTCCGCCCGGCGCGGCACCTGGCAGGTGCACGTGCACACCGACCACCCCGTCGACGTCCTGCGGCTGCTCGACCGCTGGGAGGTGGGGCAGGTGGTCGTCCGGTGCCTCGCCCACCAGGTCTCGGCGCGAGGGGCCGCCGAGCTCGGCCTCGTCGCCTGCACGAGCGCGCCGGGCCTCGTGACGGACCTGGCCCGCTCGGGCGCCGTCGTCGTGCTGCGCGGCAGCGGGCCCGTCGAGCGCGAGGACCTGCTCCGGGCCGTGCACGAGACCGACGCCGAGCAGGTGCTGGTGCTGCCGGCCGACGAGTCCACGCTCGCGCTGGCCCGTGGCCTGGGGGACCTGTCCCGTCCCCAGGTCACGGCCGTCGCGTCCACGAGCGACCTGCACGTGGTCGCCGCCCTGTCCGCCTGGGTGTCCGACACCTCGGCAGGGAGCGCCGGGCGCGCGGCCCGGACCGCCTCCCTGCGTGCCATGGAGGCCGTCGTCGCCTCCGTCCGGGCGGTCCAGGTGGACGCCGCGCGCCCCGCCGAGCTGGTGGACCAGCTGTCGCGTCTCCTCCAGTACGCCGCGCGCACCTGCGAGCCGAGCCCTACCGCCTCCACCGCCTCCACCGCCCCCGCAGCCCCCACGGTGCTCACGGTGCTCGCAGGGGACCTGGTCCCCGCGAGCGTCCTCACCGACCTCGTCGTCCACGCCGAGCGTCTCGCGCCCGGACTCGAGACCGTCGTCCTCCCCTCCGGGCGACGGTCCACCGCACTCGTCATCGGAGCAGAGCAGCAGTGA